In Acidicapsa acidisoli, a single genomic region encodes these proteins:
- a CDS encoding glycoside hydrolase family 18 protein — translation MTKDLHPFQIVMRWLALLICVSPSLAQTPHAKKVIGGYFEEWGVRYGGFTIADLQRNGVADELTHLIYAFGDVTPTSTPSCAVDDPSVAYLDASLPSVSGKPYTAPLYGNFGAILQLKELHPRLKVLISLGGQAGNAAGWVAAAASPNGRAALASSCIDLFVKGNIAAGVRAPGLFDGFNIDWEFPSAADKENFTALLKEFRTQLDALSKNTGKQYVLTFDSPADPRKYANIDLRAAAEQVDFLTIDGYDLAAPEDKQTNEASSLFASSANPSHDGAPDIDATVKAYLKTGVPAAKYTMGLPLYAVGWTGVPNGNHGLYQNAAAPAPVLLADGSGYCPKPNKAAPSPGCDTILTPGFLTYATIEKLIRANGVTAWYDSARVGATLYNPLNKTFYTYDSPASVATKTAYIRENKLGGAYVWALNDDDPDGSLTKLIAAGLK, via the coding sequence ATGACGAAAGATCTTCACCCGTTTCAAATAGTTATGCGCTGGTTGGCTCTACTGATATGTGTTTCTCCCTCTCTGGCTCAAACACCGCACGCAAAAAAGGTCATCGGAGGCTACTTCGAGGAGTGGGGAGTTCGCTATGGCGGATTCACAATTGCGGATTTGCAAAGGAATGGGGTTGCCGATGAACTGACGCACCTGATCTACGCCTTTGGTGATGTGACTCCGACTTCAACGCCTTCGTGCGCTGTCGACGATCCCTCCGTAGCCTACCTGGATGCGTCCCTGCCGAGTGTGAGCGGCAAACCCTACACGGCACCCCTCTATGGGAATTTCGGAGCGATCCTGCAACTCAAAGAGTTGCATCCGCGCCTGAAAGTACTGATCTCGCTCGGAGGGCAGGCCGGCAACGCCGCTGGCTGGGTGGCCGCTGCCGCTTCGCCCAATGGACGCGCGGCGCTTGCCTCATCGTGCATCGATCTGTTCGTCAAAGGCAACATCGCTGCTGGCGTTCGCGCTCCCGGTCTCTTCGACGGCTTCAATATCGACTGGGAGTTTCCATCCGCGGCAGACAAAGAGAATTTCACTGCCCTGTTGAAAGAGTTCCGAACGCAGCTCGATGCTCTGTCGAAGAACACGGGCAAGCAGTATGTTCTAACCTTCGATTCACCAGCGGATCCGAGGAAATACGCCAACATAGATCTAAGAGCTGCCGCCGAGCAAGTGGATTTCCTCACTATTGATGGCTACGATTTAGCGGCGCCCGAGGATAAGCAAACCAATGAAGCCTCTTCCCTTTTCGCTTCCAGCGCGAACCCTTCGCACGATGGCGCACCCGACATCGACGCGACCGTAAAGGCTTATTTGAAGACGGGCGTCCCGGCGGCCAAATACACAATGGGTCTGCCGTTGTATGCCGTCGGCTGGACGGGCGTTCCCAACGGGAACCATGGTTTGTATCAAAATGCCGCAGCCCCCGCTCCCGTACTTCTAGCCGATGGATCGGGTTACTGTCCGAAACCGAATAAAGCGGCTCCGTCGCCGGGTTGTGACACCATCCTGACTCCGGGATTCTTGACGTACGCGACGATTGAGAAGCTTATCCGGGCGAACGGCGTTACCGCCTGGTACGATTCGGCCAGAGTTGGAGCGACGCTCTACAATCCGCTCAACAAGACCTTTTACACCTATGACTCTCCCGCTTCGGTCGCGACCAAAACGGCTTACATCCGAGAGAACAAGCTTGGCGGCGCCTACGTATGGGCGCTCAATGACGACGATCCCGACGGTTCCCTGACAAAGCTCATAGCGGCAGGACTTAAGTAA
- a CDS encoding alpha/beta hydrolase has product MNRTKIFLLACTALAATYAAAQSNDATHPPLQVPAKTLPVPTDVSPGMQSIIAAPRNPNWNQLWKTGEEWRTAANAQAAKSVQALPAMRQRLHVTVRPDTIDGVRVYIVTPDVIPPEHRHKLLIHVHGGCYVLFPGEAGTSEAIIMAGLGHFKVISVDYRMPPEAYFPGALDDAMTVYKAALKTTNPKNIAVFGTSAGGALVLEMMLRAKQLAIPLPGAIAPGTPMSDVTKTGDSFYTNEMVDNVLVSRDGSCDAATVVYAHGHPLTDPLLSPVYGDMHGFPPAILTTGTRDLLLSNTVRVHRKLREAGVDAQLEVFEGQSHAQYQFDDRVPETKEAFGEITAFFDSHLGH; this is encoded by the coding sequence ATGAACCGCACCAAGATTTTTCTGCTTGCCTGCACCGCTCTCGCTGCAACTTATGCCGCCGCGCAGAGCAATGATGCCACGCATCCTCCTTTGCAGGTGCCTGCCAAGACTCTGCCCGTGCCAACCGATGTCAGCCCAGGCATGCAAAGTATCATCGCGGCGCCGCGCAACCCCAACTGGAATCAATTGTGGAAGACCGGAGAAGAGTGGAGAACAGCGGCCAACGCGCAGGCGGCTAAGAGCGTGCAGGCCCTGCCTGCAATGCGTCAACGACTTCACGTTACAGTACGGCCTGACACGATCGACGGCGTGAGGGTCTACATCGTGACACCAGACGTCATTCCTCCCGAACACCGCCACAAACTCCTCATTCACGTACACGGAGGCTGTTATGTGCTTTTCCCGGGTGAGGCGGGAACATCCGAGGCTATCATCATGGCGGGACTGGGACACTTCAAAGTGATCTCCGTCGATTACCGAATGCCCCCTGAGGCCTACTTTCCCGGCGCGCTGGACGATGCTATGACCGTATACAAGGCGGCGCTCAAGACCACCAACCCCAAAAACATCGCCGTCTTCGGCACTTCCGCGGGTGGAGCTCTGGTGCTGGAGATGATGCTACGCGCCAAACAATTGGCGATTCCCCTGCCAGGAGCGATCGCACCCGGTACCCCAATGTCGGATGTTACCAAGACGGGCGATTCGTTCTATACCAATGAGATGGTCGATAACGTCCTGGTATCCCGCGATGGTTCCTGCGATGCCGCAACTGTTGTCTACGCACACGGTCATCCGCTCACCGATCCGCTGCTCTCACCCGTCTACGGAGATATGCACGGCTTTCCTCCGGCCATCCTGACCACCGGCACGCGCGATCTACTGCTCAGCAACACCGTGCGCGTTCACCGCAAGCTGCGTGAGGCCGGCGTCGACGCTCAACTCGAAGTCTTTGAAGGCCAATCGCACGCCCAGTATCAGTTCGACGATCGCGTGCCCGAAACAAAGGAGGCATTCGGAGAGATCACCGCATTCTTCGACAGCCATCTTGGCCATTAA
- the fumC gene encoding class II fumarate hydratase: MNKRAAETHQETRPDSRIESDSMGETEVPTNHYWGAQTQRSLHHFAIGEDRMPPELIRAFAILKKAAALVNHDLGKLPQDKTDLIVRATDELIAGKHKDEFPLRIWQTGSGTQTNMNVNEVISNRAIELAGGEMGSKNPIHPNDHVNMSQSSNDTFPTAMYIAAASVVKEQLIPAVQRLHDAIAAKAKQFAEVVKIGRTHLQDATPLTLGQEMGGWASLLARDIARMESTLDGLYELAIGGTAVGTGLNTHPEFAERAATKIAALTGLPFRSHPNKFAALSAHDELVFASGALETLSASLMKIANDVRWLGSGPRCGLGELNLPENEPGSSIMPGKVNPTQCEAMTMVAVQVHGNHTAIAFAGSQGNFELNVFKPVMIYNFMHSARLLTDTCHMFVEFCVEGMEANLQCIREYVENCLMLVTALNQHIGYDKAATLAKAAHQKGLSLREANHELGFLTEEEFDKYLRPEKMTCPEVQ, from the coding sequence ATGAATAAGAGAGCGGCAGAGACGCACCAAGAGACCAGGCCGGACTCACGCATCGAGTCCGACAGCATGGGAGAAACTGAAGTCCCGACCAATCATTATTGGGGAGCACAGACGCAGCGCTCGCTGCACCACTTCGCCATCGGCGAAGACCGCATGCCGCCGGAGTTGATCCGGGCTTTCGCCATCCTGAAAAAGGCGGCGGCGCTTGTAAATCACGATTTAGGAAAACTCCCGCAGGACAAGACGGATTTGATCGTCCGCGCAACCGATGAGTTGATTGCAGGTAAGCACAAGGACGAATTCCCGCTGCGCATCTGGCAAACGGGTTCGGGCACGCAGACAAACATGAACGTCAATGAGGTGATCTCGAACCGCGCTATCGAACTTGCAGGCGGCGAGATGGGCAGCAAGAATCCCATTCATCCGAACGATCATGTGAACATGTCGCAGTCGTCGAACGACACCTTTCCGACGGCGATGTATATTGCCGCGGCATCGGTAGTGAAGGAGCAACTTATTCCGGCTGTGCAGCGCCTGCACGATGCGATCGCAGCGAAGGCAAAGCAGTTCGCGGAGGTAGTCAAGATTGGACGCACCCACCTGCAGGATGCAACGCCGCTCACGCTTGGCCAGGAAATGGGCGGGTGGGCGAGCCTGCTCGCGCGCGATATTGCTCGCATGGAATCGACGCTCGACGGCCTCTACGAGCTTGCTATCGGCGGGACAGCCGTGGGCACCGGACTGAACACGCACCCGGAGTTCGCTGAGCGCGCTGCGACAAAAATCGCAGCACTGACAGGCCTGCCATTCCGCTCGCATCCCAATAAGTTTGCCGCGCTGTCGGCCCATGACGAGCTTGTGTTTGCGAGCGGTGCGCTCGAGACACTTTCGGCCTCGCTGATGAAGATCGCCAATGACGTTCGCTGGCTCGGTTCGGGGCCGCGCTGCGGATTAGGCGAACTCAACCTTCCAGAGAACGAACCGGGCAGCTCGATCATGCCGGGCAAGGTTAATCCCACGCAATGTGAAGCGATGACGATGGTGGCCGTACAAGTACACGGCAATCATACTGCGATCGCATTCGCGGGCAGCCAAGGCAACTTTGAACTCAACGTATTCAAGCCAGTAATGATCTACAACTTCATGCACTCGGCGCGGCTGTTGACTGACACCTGCCACATGTTTGTGGAGTTCTGCGTGGAGGGCATGGAAGCTAACCTCCAGTGCATCCGCGAGTATGTGGAGAACTGCCTGATGCTTGTGACCGCGCTCAATCAGCACATCGGCTACGACAAGGCCGCTACGTTGGCCAAGGCAGCGCATCAGAAGGGACTCTCGCTACGCGAAGCGAATCACGAGCTTGGGTTTCTCACGGAGGAAGAGTTCGACAAATATTTGCGCCCCGAAAAGATGACATGTCCTGAAGTCCAGTAG
- a CDS encoding YtcA family lipoprotein produces the protein MTRTLNSLSRKRLIRPVAVTACSIAALSTAGCSRAPSFDILGSFFPAWILCGVIGLLLTVVARLYFVHIKLEDQLKPLILVYPCLAAFFAFSLWLLFFN, from the coding sequence ATGACGAGAACGCTGAATTCGCTCAGCCGCAAACGTCTGATCCGACCGGTCGCGGTCACAGCCTGCTCTATTGCCGCGCTCTCGACGGCAGGATGTTCCCGCGCGCCCTCCTTCGATATTCTTGGCTCGTTCTTCCCAGCATGGATATTGTGCGGAGTCATCGGGCTACTGCTCACCGTTGTTGCGCGCTTGTATTTTGTGCATATCAAGCTGGAAGACCAACTGAAGCCGTTGATCCTCGTGTATCCCTGTCTGGCCGCATTTTTCGCATTTTCCCTTTGGCTGCTGTTCTTCAATTAA
- a CDS encoding DUF1593 domain-containing protein, producing MRTEEWIRLCSRAWVCLFAFFIAPMVAGAQSVTPPAADNFAGHPRVAIISDIGNEPDDQMSFVRLLLYSNEFDLEAMIASTSTWQKSATHPDTMHAIVQAYGQVRPNLLLHAKGWPTAEYLDQRIFAGQPAYGMAATGVGKASAGSQALSKAIERDDPRPLWICLWGGVNTLAQALIDLRATHSATEMDQLVSHLRVSSISDQDDAGPWIRREFPTLFYIVKPSAPNGEEYYYATWTGISGDLYYRNGAGANTSVVTNEWLEANIRAKGPMGKFYPRFMFIMEGDTPSFLGLIDNGLNSYRRPDWGGWGGRYVYRQPYGESHAIWTQGGDEFTRATSQDRVIGIDGVEHVSDQATIWRWRDAYQNDFAARMDWTIKDFAHANHNPEVEVNGQAGTAPVELTVDAKASLTLDAAGSRDPDGQTLHYQWWVYEEAGLAGTHGADVSINRANGPQAQVTINSPCREVWIPGIMPCRGEGVAHVILEVTDEGTPKLTSYRRIVLHVRPLPIASVPAGI from the coding sequence ATGCGAACGGAAGAGTGGATAAGACTCTGTTCACGCGCGTGGGTTTGTCTATTTGCTTTCTTTATTGCGCCGATGGTGGCCGGGGCGCAATCTGTCACACCACCAGCCGCAGATAACTTTGCCGGTCATCCGCGCGTGGCCATCATCAGCGACATTGGGAATGAGCCTGACGATCAGATGTCGTTTGTGCGCCTGCTGCTTTACTCCAATGAATTCGATCTTGAGGCCATGATTGCCTCCACTTCGACATGGCAAAAGAGTGCAACACACCCCGATACCATGCATGCCATCGTTCAGGCGTATGGCCAGGTGCGTCCCAACCTGCTGTTGCACGCGAAGGGCTGGCCCACTGCGGAGTATCTCGATCAACGCATTTTTGCCGGCCAGCCCGCTTACGGCATGGCGGCCACCGGAGTAGGGAAAGCATCTGCCGGTTCACAGGCGCTGAGCAAGGCCATCGAACGCGACGATCCACGTCCGCTTTGGATTTGCCTTTGGGGCGGCGTAAACACACTGGCCCAGGCGCTCATCGATCTGCGAGCTACGCATTCCGCCACTGAGATGGATCAGCTCGTATCCCATCTGCGCGTCTCTTCCATCTCTGACCAGGATGACGCGGGACCGTGGATTCGCCGCGAGTTTCCCACGCTCTTTTATATAGTCAAGCCCAGCGCGCCCAATGGCGAGGAATACTATTACGCAACGTGGACCGGCATCAGCGGCGATCTCTATTACCGTAATGGCGCCGGCGCCAACACCAGCGTTGTAACCAATGAATGGCTTGAGGCGAATATCCGCGCCAAGGGTCCGATGGGCAAGTTTTACCCGCGCTTTATGTTCATCATGGAAGGCGATACACCGTCGTTTCTTGGGCTGATTGACAACGGGTTGAATTCGTATCGCCGTCCGGACTGGGGTGGTTGGGGCGGACGCTATGTTTATCGCCAGCCCTATGGCGAGTCCCACGCCATCTGGACCCAGGGTGGCGATGAATTTACTCGCGCAACCTCGCAGGACCGCGTTATCGGCATCGATGGGGTTGAACATGTTTCGGACCAGGCAACGATCTGGCGTTGGCGGGATGCTTATCAGAATGACTTTGCCGCGCGAATGGATTGGACGATCAAAGATTTCGCCCACGCGAACCACAATCCGGAAGTTGAGGTGAATGGGCAAGCTGGGACCGCTCCTGTCGAGCTAACCGTTGACGCCAAAGCAAGCTTGACTCTTGACGCGGCAGGGAGCAGGGATCCTGACGGGCAGACACTCCATTACCAGTGGTGGGTTTATGAAGAAGCCGGACTTGCAGGTACGCATGGAGCCGACGTTAGCATCAATAGAGCCAATGGTCCGCAGGCGCAGGTCACGATTAATTCGCCCTGTCGTGAGGTGTGGATACCGGGAATCATGCCTTGTCGCGGAGAAGGCGTTGCCCACGTCATCCTCGAAGTCACAGATGAGGGTACACCGAAACTCACATCCTATCGGCGTATTGTGCTGCACGTAAGGCCGCTGCCGATAGCTTCGGTTCCGGCGGGAATATAG
- a CDS encoding HlyD family efflux transporter periplasmic adaptor subunit: MPEDDLTSRSGRVGQIVRTSIIAGALITGLLVIWQTNRYPRTDDAEIFANFIGIAPQVEGPITRLNVRDNQFVKQGELLFEIDDRPYKYALEKALSDQATLEGQIEDERRKIAALVSGVSIARSNIHSSEADIDRWAADVEEARADVANAEQGVSRAKAEWTYANNNLHRIEPLLAKQYVTVDQVDRARTSEVAQAEALKQAESQLRLSQAGLKSAIAQYEHSKAALEESHARHEQSINAVTTLEPLINQRGARTSAVETARYNLNNCRVYAPFDTRVTNLTISEGAFVHVGQQVFTLIDARTWWAIANFREGTLEHIAPGMRADVFLLSKPSVRFSGVVDSIGFGTTPDPDVFGRLEPGLPDAQRTLNWVHLASRYPVRVRVKNPPQELFRFGESAVVEIRGH, translated from the coding sequence ATGCCCGAAGATGACCTGACGTCTCGATCCGGGCGCGTCGGCCAAATCGTGAGGACTTCCATCATTGCGGGCGCCTTGATTACTGGACTGTTGGTAATCTGGCAGACCAATCGATACCCCCGAACCGATGATGCTGAGATTTTCGCGAACTTCATCGGTATCGCACCGCAAGTGGAAGGGCCAATCACGCGGCTGAATGTGCGCGACAATCAATTTGTGAAACAAGGCGAGTTATTGTTTGAGATCGATGATCGGCCTTATAAGTACGCGCTCGAAAAAGCCCTCTCTGACCAGGCTACTCTCGAAGGGCAAATTGAGGACGAACGTCGGAAGATCGCTGCACTGGTAAGCGGCGTTTCCATTGCGCGATCGAATATCCATAGCTCAGAAGCTGACATCGACCGGTGGGCAGCGGATGTCGAAGAGGCTCGTGCAGATGTCGCGAACGCAGAGCAGGGCGTGAGCCGCGCCAAAGCAGAGTGGACCTACGCAAACAATAACTTGCACAGGATTGAGCCGCTGCTTGCAAAACAGTATGTCACAGTAGACCAGGTAGACAGAGCGAGAACGTCCGAGGTTGCTCAGGCCGAGGCACTCAAGCAGGCGGAATCGCAACTACGGCTTTCTCAGGCCGGATTGAAGTCGGCCATAGCGCAGTACGAACACTCCAAGGCTGCCCTGGAGGAAAGCCATGCCCGGCACGAGCAATCAATCAATGCCGTGACCACGCTCGAACCGCTCATTAATCAACGTGGCGCTCGCACGTCGGCCGTAGAAACCGCCCGGTACAATCTCAATAACTGCCGGGTCTATGCGCCATTCGATACGCGTGTTACTAACCTTACGATCTCCGAGGGTGCTTTCGTGCATGTGGGGCAGCAGGTCTTCACTCTGATCGATGCACGCACGTGGTGGGCAATAGCCAACTTTCGTGAAGGAACACTGGAGCACATTGCGCCTGGAATGCGGGCTGATGTCTTTCTACTCTCGAAACCGAGTGTACGTTTCTCCGGCGTGGTAGATAGCATTGGCTTCGGTACGACTCCAGATCCCGATGTCTTTGGCCGCTTGGAACCTGGCCTTCCAGACGCACAGCGAACGCTCAATTGGGTGCACCTGGCTTCTCGATATCCGGTCCGAGTGCGGGTCAAGAATCCTCCCCAGGAGTTATTTCGATTCGGTGAGTCAGCAGTGGTCGAAATCCGCGGGCATTAA
- a CDS encoding CRTAC1 family protein → MTQEILRKMKSASVWTAALALATIWYCMVVAASAQSTQGKAPLNVSTTPQAGSPGRFVDITEKSGVRFLHQAPHTSRKYLIETMGSGVGLFDCDNDGRLDLYLVNGAPYSDPEPKGSIPQKTGPQYWNRMYHQKPDGTFEDITEKAGLQGVGYGMGVAVADYDNDGYEDIFVTSYGGNRLYHNNGDCTFTDVTDKAGVPGSGWSTSATWVDLDNDGRLDLVVDRYVTWDWEDVWCGEHREGYRAYCHPDVFQPISMLVYHNDGNGHFTEVSHKLGLDKPAKALGIAIADYDRDGRIDLFVANDSAPEFLFHQKPNGSFEEVGLESAVAVNADGQTYAGMGVDFADYDNDGWPDLVITDLANQRYASYHNQRDGTFDYASNSNGIGAITLLHSGWSLRFIDYDNDGWKDLLIAQGHDLDTVEKTSPNLHYREPMILLRNSGRKFVDVSSISGDVFTKPWVGRGMAIGDIDNDGRIDAVVTTNGGPAHILHNETANANHWITLHLTGHKSNRDGIGAAVKLTTSQGSQWVTATTSSGYLSSSDPRVHFGMGDSSVAESIEIHWPSGIVQTLTNVKADRQIQVDEPSAPGSDSPRH, encoded by the coding sequence ATGACGCAGGAGATTCTCCGCAAGATGAAGTCCGCATCCGTATGGACAGCCGCGCTGGCGTTAGCAACGATCTGGTATTGCATGGTTGTCGCCGCATCGGCGCAATCTACCCAGGGCAAAGCACCACTCAATGTCTCGACCACACCTCAAGCTGGTTCTCCGGGTCGGTTTGTCGACATCACCGAGAAATCCGGCGTACGTTTTCTCCACCAGGCTCCGCATACTTCCCGCAAGTATCTGATCGAAACCATGGGTTCCGGCGTAGGGCTTTTTGATTGCGACAACGACGGCCGGCTCGATCTCTATCTGGTGAACGGTGCGCCCTATTCCGACCCCGAGCCAAAGGGGTCGATTCCCCAGAAGACTGGCCCGCAATATTGGAATCGGATGTATCACCAGAAACCGGATGGGACCTTTGAAGATATCACCGAAAAGGCCGGACTACAGGGCGTTGGCTACGGCATGGGCGTCGCGGTTGCCGATTATGATAACGACGGCTATGAAGACATCTTTGTCACCTCGTATGGAGGCAATCGCCTGTACCACAATAACGGCGACTGCACGTTCACAGACGTAACAGACAAGGCAGGGGTCCCTGGCAGTGGATGGTCAACTTCAGCCACATGGGTAGACCTAGACAACGACGGTCGACTCGACCTCGTGGTAGATCGGTATGTCACGTGGGATTGGGAGGACGTCTGGTGCGGCGAACATCGTGAGGGATATCGGGCATATTGCCACCCGGATGTTTTTCAACCGATCTCCATGCTTGTTTACCACAACGATGGCAATGGCCATTTCACGGAGGTATCACATAAGCTGGGACTGGACAAACCAGCCAAGGCGCTGGGTATTGCAATTGCCGACTATGATCGAGACGGGCGAATCGATCTCTTCGTCGCCAATGACTCGGCTCCCGAATTTCTCTTCCATCAGAAGCCAAATGGAAGTTTTGAGGAGGTGGGTTTGGAATCCGCGGTTGCAGTGAATGCCGACGGACAAACCTACGCGGGCATGGGCGTGGACTTCGCGGACTATGACAACGATGGGTGGCCCGACCTCGTTATAACTGACCTGGCAAATCAGAGATATGCAAGTTACCACAATCAGCGAGATGGAACCTTTGACTATGCATCAAACTCCAATGGCATCGGCGCTATCACGCTTCTTCATTCGGGATGGAGTCTCAGATTCATTGACTATGACAACGATGGCTGGAAAGATCTGCTGATCGCGCAAGGGCATGATCTTGATACGGTTGAAAAGACATCCCCGAACCTTCACTACCGCGAGCCCATGATTCTGCTTCGCAATTCGGGCAGAAAATTTGTGGATGTCTCTTCCATCTCCGGGGACGTATTCACCAAGCCATGGGTCGGTCGCGGCATGGCCATCGGCGACATCGACAATGACGGCCGTATCGATGCTGTGGTCACGACAAACGGTGGGCCTGCGCACATCCTGCACAATGAAACGGCTAATGCAAACCACTGGATAACACTGCATCTCACCGGACACAAGAGCAATCGCGATGGCATCGGCGCGGCGGTGAAGCTGACGACCTCGCAGGGCTCACAGTGGGTGACAGCGACGACTTCGAGCGGCTATCTCTCCTCCAGCGACCCACGGGTTCATTTCGGAATGGGAGATAGTTCCGTTGCAGAGAGCATTGAAATTCACTGGCCAAGCGGAATTGTACAGACCCTGACAAATGTCAAAGCAGATAGACAGATTCAGGTCGATGAACCGTCCGCGCCCGGCAGCGATTCTCCCCGACACTAG
- a CDS encoding PadR family transcriptional regulator: MEKQAKQRVGLLQGTLDMLVLRTLLYGPAHGHQIGKHIQRTSNEFLQMQHGSLYPALHRLERRGWVASKWETAPDRNREFKYYRLTDKGRKQLVVEESQWKQMAEAVARVMWPVPEEN; the protein is encoded by the coding sequence ATGGAAAAGCAAGCAAAGCAACGGGTAGGGCTCCTCCAGGGAACGCTTGACATGCTCGTCTTGAGGACGCTGCTCTATGGTCCTGCCCATGGTCACCAGATCGGAAAGCATATTCAGAGGACCTCGAATGAATTTCTGCAAATGCAGCACGGCTCGCTCTATCCTGCGCTGCATCGCCTGGAGCGAAGAGGGTGGGTTGCCTCCAAATGGGAGACTGCGCCGGACCGCAATCGGGAATTCAAATACTACCGTTTGACTGACAAAGGCAGAAAACAACTGGTGGTCGAAGAGTCGCAGTGGAAGCAGATGGCCGAGGCCGTGGCGCGCGTGATGTGGCCCGTCCCTGAGGAGAACTGA
- a CDS encoding acyltransferase family protein encodes MKRIVQLDGVRALAILAVFLHHALKLKMMWMGVDLFFILSGFLITGVLLNARRKTLGQYFSRFYERRARRILGPYILTLLVMSLFFGLAWARHWYVYILLTNLLLPLHIPHPVAFDPLWSLAVEEQFYLVWPFAVYFLSEKYLGRLAALLVVLAPVLRGVFHFHEHWAIYTLTPFRMDLLATGALLCLAYRHRRAAIERWGTRLGLILLLTGLAGLWILSRFGISTYGNTRVGNVLIYECALFSCLGVMLWALSGWKVALLRWRPLTYIGQISYTMYLVHLGVLTLIGTRFSPALTVVAGLTVTIAYASVSWYLFEKKLLSHSSPVTQAVPVH; translated from the coding sequence ATGAAGAGGATTGTCCAACTGGACGGGGTTCGGGCGCTGGCCATACTGGCTGTGTTTCTCCATCATGCGCTCAAGCTCAAGATGATGTGGATGGGCGTCGACCTCTTCTTCATCCTGTCGGGATTTCTGATCACTGGCGTTCTCCTTAACGCCAGGCGGAAAACTCTGGGCCAATATTTCTCCAGATTCTACGAGCGCCGCGCCCGCAGAATCCTCGGCCCTTACATTCTTACCCTCCTGGTGATGAGTCTCTTCTTCGGCCTTGCTTGGGCGCGCCATTGGTATGTTTACATCCTGCTTACCAATCTTTTGCTTCCTCTGCACATCCCGCATCCTGTCGCCTTCGACCCATTATGGTCTCTTGCGGTAGAGGAACAGTTCTACCTTGTATGGCCCTTCGCCGTATACTTCCTCAGCGAAAAATACCTCGGACGTCTTGCAGCCCTTTTGGTAGTGCTTGCACCTGTGCTGCGAGGTGTCTTCCATTTTCATGAGCATTGGGCCATTTACACGCTCACGCCTTTCCGTATGGATTTGCTGGCGACGGGCGCCCTGCTCTGCCTGGCCTACCGACACCGTCGAGCCGCGATTGAACGCTGGGGTACAAGGCTTGGCCTGATCTTGTTGCTGACAGGACTCGCGGGCTTGTGGATTCTATCGCGATTTGGCATCAGCACGTATGGCAACACACGAGTCGGAAATGTCCTGATTTACGAGTGCGCTTTGTTTTCCTGTCTTGGGGTGATGCTCTGGGCACTGAGCGGATGGAAGGTAGCACTGTTGCGCTGGCGACCGCTCACCTATATTGGCCAGATCAGTTACACCATGTACCTGGTTCACCTGGGCGTGCTGACCCTGATCGGAACCCGCTTCTCACCAGCTCTCACAGTGGTCGCTGGTCTGACCGTCACGATTGCCTATGCTTCCGTCTCCTGGTATCTCTTTGAAAAGAAGCTGCTCAGCCATTCCTCTCCAGTCACCCAAGCCGTACCGGTGCACTAG